One part of the Bdellovibrio bacteriovorus genome encodes these proteins:
- a CDS encoding response regulator transcription factor: MSLEKVLIIDDHPIVRAGLKTEVERLSDTFTVVGEAEEAVRALQMIQTENPSVILLDHHLRGSSGFEVLEFIRKFNASIRVIVFTQSLESAILKTYWNSPVVAIVSKGSYIEDVPKALLALKNGDRFLSENIRQAIDKAGVEVLTKREIEVARMVATGRSNKEIAEALGCSDQTIKTHKTNIMTKLGVNTSVEVAMWVTKQGLS, encoded by the coding sequence ATGAGTTTGGAAAAAGTATTGATTATTGATGACCATCCGATTGTCCGCGCCGGTTTGAAAACCGAAGTAGAGCGTCTTTCTGACACCTTCACGGTTGTCGGAGAGGCTGAAGAAGCCGTCCGCGCTCTGCAGATGATTCAAACTGAAAATCCCTCAGTGATTTTACTGGATCACCATTTGCGTGGCTCCAGTGGTTTTGAGGTTTTGGAATTCATCCGCAAATTCAATGCTTCTATTCGTGTGATTGTGTTTACGCAATCTCTTGAATCCGCTATTTTGAAAACCTACTGGAACTCCCCGGTGGTGGCGATTGTCAGCAAGGGGTCCTATATCGAGGATGTTCCAAAGGCATTGCTGGCATTGAAAAACGGGGACCGCTTCCTTTCTGAAAATATCCGTCAGGCCATTGATAAAGCCGGCGTCGAAGTTCTGACCAAGCGAGAGATCGAAGTGGCAAGAATGGTTGCTACAGGCCGTTCGAATAAAGAGATCGCTGAAGCTTTGGGTTGTTCTGATCAGACTATCAAAACTCACAAGACAAACATCATGACCAAGCTGGGTGTGAATACCTCTGTGGAAGTTGCCATGTGGGTGACGAAGCAGGGTCTATCTTAA
- a CDS encoding DUF2945 domain-containing protein gives MKPFKVHDKVQWQWLGRAIVGTVEEVYLESVTRIIKGKSITRHGSPEKPAYLVKSEAGNEALKLHTELQPHKKSKSPFKIFSDE, from the coding sequence ATGAAGCCGTTTAAAGTGCACGACAAAGTTCAATGGCAGTGGCTTGGAAGAGCCATTGTCGGCACGGTCGAAGAGGTGTATCTGGAGTCGGTGACCCGAATCATCAAAGGGAAAAGCATCACCCGGCATGGCAGCCCCGAAAAGCCCGCCTATCTGGTTAAATCCGAAGCCGGCAACGAAGCCCTGAAGCTGCATACAGAACTTCAGCCACATAAGAAATCCAAGAGTCCGTTCAAGATCTTTTCAGACGAATAA
- a CDS encoding ABC transporter permease, with protein MTGFVTIFQREIARFLKVLVQTVVTPFISSFLYLLIFGVSLGEQMASHQGVSYLSFLIPGLMMMGIINNAFQNSSSSIVSAKFSGDLEDLRVAPVTDQEIIWAMSLAALVRGSIVAVITYIVGSLFLYYQNGTWLVIAHPVAALFFVVLAGLIFGMIGISIAFWANTFDQLSAFSAFILLPLTYLGGVFLSIEHLHPFWQAVSKANPLLYLINGLRYGILGVSDVNVWTAALISLVGIGVFYTVARISLRKGSFQRW; from the coding sequence ATGACCGGTTTTGTGACTATTTTCCAGCGCGAAATTGCGCGGTTCCTGAAGGTTTTGGTGCAGACGGTGGTGACGCCGTTCATCTCGTCTTTCCTGTATCTTTTGATCTTTGGTGTGTCTTTGGGTGAACAAATGGCCTCGCATCAGGGTGTGAGCTATCTTAGCTTCCTGATCCCGGGTCTGATGATGATGGGTATTATCAACAATGCCTTTCAGAACTCATCCTCTTCGATTGTGTCGGCCAAGTTTTCCGGCGACCTTGAGGATCTGCGTGTGGCGCCGGTGACTGATCAGGAGATCATCTGGGCCATGAGTCTGGCCGCCTTGGTTCGCGGCAGTATCGTGGCGGTGATTACTTATATCGTGGGTTCTTTGTTCTTGTACTACCAAAATGGCACCTGGCTGGTGATTGCTCACCCGGTGGCGGCACTGTTCTTTGTGGTCCTGGCGGGTTTGATCTTTGGAATGATCGGTATCAGCATTGCCTTTTGGGCCAACACCTTTGATCAATTGTCGGCTTTTTCCGCCTTCATTCTGCTTCCGCTGACTTATCTGGGAGGGGTGTTTTTGTCGATCGAACATTTGCATCCGTTCTGGCAGGCGGTTTCCAAGGCCAATCCGCTCCTGTATCTGATTAACGGCCTTCGTTATGGAATTCTGGGTGTCAGCGATGTGAATGTGTGGACGGCTGCTTTGATCTCGCTGGTGGGGATCGGTGTGTTCTATACGGTTGCCCGGATTTCTTTGCGCAAAGGCTCGTTCCAGCGCTGGTAG
- the trhO gene encoding oxygen-dependent tRNA uridine(34) hydroxylase TrhO has product MSESLNYYVTAYYRFTKLADLPAIQKALEDKAEELNVKGLVILGDEGYNSTCAASTKESFEAWKTFIREYFNSPDQFFKDSESTKSPFRRFKVKVRNEIVTTGIPGVMPPEGVNHHLSPTEWNKVMKEETDYVMIDTRNWYEYKIGTFKGALNPNIEKFTEFPQYIESQGIPKDKKMLIFCTGGIRCEKGILELQDKGYNNVFQLDGGILNYMKEYPNDQFEGECFVFDHRVAVDQNLQPTTKFGLCPHCGQPSTIKIECKRCDAHELICEDCIKVDYAKDTCSKNCAYQLEKHPARKGQKQLVPFEIEKMKAEGKDPSALPQIRVTRTKYISLNKNGEAETRSTKETAE; this is encoded by the coding sequence ATGTCTGAATCGCTGAACTATTATGTTACGGCTTATTATCGTTTTACCAAACTGGCGGATCTGCCAGCCATCCAAAAAGCTCTGGAAGACAAAGCGGAAGAACTTAACGTCAAAGGACTCGTGATCCTGGGCGATGAGGGTTACAACTCAACCTGCGCAGCTTCCACTAAAGAATCCTTCGAGGCCTGGAAAACCTTTATCCGCGAGTACTTTAATTCTCCGGATCAGTTCTTCAAAGATTCTGAATCCACGAAGTCTCCGTTCCGTCGATTCAAAGTCAAAGTCCGCAATGAAATCGTGACCACGGGCATTCCTGGCGTGATGCCTCCGGAAGGCGTCAATCATCACCTGTCCCCGACCGAGTGGAACAAGGTCATGAAAGAAGAAACTGACTATGTGATGATCGACACGCGCAACTGGTACGAATACAAAATCGGCACCTTCAAGGGCGCGCTGAACCCGAACATTGAAAAGTTCACGGAGTTCCCGCAGTACATTGAATCTCAAGGCATTCCGAAAGACAAAAAGATGCTGATCTTCTGCACCGGCGGCATTCGCTGTGAAAAAGGCATTCTGGAGCTTCAGGACAAGGGCTATAACAACGTCTTCCAACTGGATGGCGGTATTCTGAATTACATGAAAGAATATCCGAACGATCAGTTCGAGGGTGAGTGCTTCGTCTTTGACCACCGCGTGGCCGTGGATCAGAACCTGCAGCCGACCACCAAATTCGGCCTGTGCCCGCACTGCGGTCAGCCTTCCACGATCAAAATTGAATGCAAGCGCTGTGACGCCCATGAATTGATCTGCGAAGACTGCATCAAAGTGGACTACGCAAAAGACACTTGTTCCAAGAACTGTGCTTACCAGTTGGAAAAACATCCGGCCCGCAAAGGTCAAAAACAACTGGTGCCATTTGAAATCGAAAAAATGAAGGCTGAAGGCAAGGACCCGTCTGCGTTGCCGCAGATTCGCGTGACTCGCACAAAGTACATTTCCTTGAATAAAAACGGCGAAGCAGAAACCCGCTCCACCAAAGAAACTGCTGAGTAG
- a CDS encoding ribonuclease H family protein yields the protein MGDEAGSILKTLKAFNQILRRLFLPRFEVYTDGSVKHGRGSWAYVIVRRNRVLREASGACLRPTNNQMEFQAAIEALSSLPVKSRIDLYTDSRVLIETLKKVPEWKTLGWMKSRGQAIPQVSQLKELDRLLAVREVQWKWVKAHSGIKHNERCDLLCIQARSGS from the coding sequence GTGGGTGACGAAGCAGGGTCTATCTTAAAAACTTTAAAAGCATTCAATCAAATACTGCGCAGGCTCTTTCTGCCGCGCTTTGAAGTTTACACTGACGGCAGTGTTAAGCATGGGCGAGGTTCCTGGGCCTATGTGATCGTTCGCCGTAACCGTGTGCTTCGCGAAGCCAGCGGGGCGTGTTTAAGGCCCACCAACAATCAAATGGAATTTCAGGCGGCTATCGAAGCCCTGTCGTCTTTGCCGGTAAAGTCCCGCATCGATCTTTATACTGACTCTCGTGTATTGATTGAAACCCTGAAAAAGGTCCCGGAGTGGAAAACGCTGGGCTGGATGAAGTCGCGAGGTCAGGCGATTCCGCAGGTCAGTCAGTTAAAGGAACTGGATCGGTTGCTGGCGGTGCGGGAAGTTCAATGGAAATGGGTCAAAGCGCACTCGGGAATTAAGCACAACGAACGATGTGATCTGCTTTGCATACAGGCGCGGTCTGGGTCCTGA
- a CDS encoding response regulator has translation MNVAAPLNVVVVDDESSVGALCELKFRKPIEKGNIQFHFFEDARSCLRYLENSQRSPGSEVLFTDINMPNVSGFELLKKVKQRFPDIDVYMMSAYDDELSIRKSLNLGAQGYFTKPVNYKELISRMEKDYGVTLA, from the coding sequence ATGAATGTTGCAGCACCTTTAAATGTTGTCGTGGTCGACGACGAAAGCAGTGTCGGTGCCTTGTGCGAACTGAAGTTCAGAAAGCCCATTGAAAAAGGCAATATTCAATTTCATTTCTTTGAAGACGCCCGGTCCTGCTTAAGATATCTGGAAAACTCTCAAAGAAGTCCGGGCTCCGAAGTTTTATTCACGGACATCAACATGCCCAACGTCTCGGGTTTTGAATTGCTTAAAAAAGTTAAGCAGCGCTTCCCCGATATTGATGTCTATATGATGAGTGCCTATGACGACGAACTAAGTATTCGAAAATCCCTGAATCTTGGTGCGCAGGGCTATTTTACGAAACCTGTAAACTATAAAGAACTCATATCCCGCATGGAAAAAGATTATGGGGTGACCCTGGCTTGA
- a CDS encoding ABC transporter ATP-binding protein yields MNLPLEITDLRKTYRGGTVEAVKGMTFSVKPGEIFGLLGPNGAGKTTIISTITTLEKPTSGTVKVFGVDVCTDPMFTKKQIGVVHQEVITSGFFDVEEILTFHSGYYGLRKNKERIHFLLEKLSLYEHRHKKVKQLSGGMKRRLMIAKALVHNPKLLLLDEPTAGVDIRLREDLWKFVQELRGEGMSILLTTHYLEEAQQLCDRVGIINLGSLVVLGDTKAIIREYTHKKIRVLLTEKHLIQSEYLTEVDGKEYSFVVPQNKTLGEFLNEVHIPTGLIADVQIEEGSLEDAFLKLVAKKESQVSL; encoded by the coding sequence ATGAATTTGCCATTAGAGATTACCGATCTTAGAAAAACCTACCGCGGCGGCACTGTCGAAGCGGTGAAGGGTATGACCTTTTCCGTAAAACCCGGCGAGATCTTCGGACTGCTGGGGCCGAACGGGGCGGGTAAGACCACGATCATTTCAACCATCACGACGCTGGAAAAGCCCACGTCAGGGACGGTGAAAGTGTTCGGGGTGGATGTCTGCACAGATCCGATGTTCACCAAAAAACAAATCGGCGTCGTTCACCAGGAAGTGATCACTTCCGGATTCTTCGACGTTGAAGAGATTCTGACTTTCCATTCCGGCTATTATGGTCTGCGCAAAAACAAAGAGCGCATCCACTTCCTGCTGGAAAAACTGTCGTTGTATGAACACCGCCACAAAAAAGTAAAACAGCTTTCCGGCGGGATGAAGCGGCGTTTGATGATCGCAAAGGCCCTGGTTCACAATCCAAAGCTGTTGCTTTTGGATGAGCCCACGGCCGGGGTCGACATTCGTCTGCGTGAAGATCTGTGGAAGTTCGTTCAGGAACTTCGGGGCGAAGGCATGTCGATTCTGCTGACGACTCACTATTTGGAAGAAGCGCAACAGCTCTGCGACCGGGTGGGTATTATCAATCTGGGTTCACTGGTTGTTTTGGGTGACACCAAAGCTATCATCCGTGAATACACCCATAAAAAAATCCGTGTTCTTCTGACTGAAAAGCATTTGATCCAGTCGGAGTATCTGACGGAAGTGGACGGCAAAGAATACAGTTTCGTCGTCCCTCAGAATAAGACTCTGGGTGAGTTCCTGAACGAGGTCCACATTCCGACAGGGCTTATTGCAGACGTTCAGATCGAAGAAGGCAGTTTGGAAGACGCTTTCCTGAAGCTTGTTGCCAAGAAAGAATCGCAGGTGTCTCTATGA
- a CDS encoding transposase gives MLKSKIILVLSLCTLFAACSPMSSMTASKRDAEFYGRFVNPADQMASAPEKLDQVKLLETGSEYPMRMALFTNGKFYYQVDKLGDGQGLWDVTDGVLRLRAIRPLFDMHLFVSGAQADGDETVIRFIDRHGFNSIKIQLRDPELMKQQGVVPPALPLYQASEKDI, from the coding sequence ATGCTTAAATCCAAAATCATCCTGGTGTTGTCTTTGTGTACTTTGTTTGCGGCTTGTTCTCCGATGAGTTCGATGACGGCAAGCAAGCGTGATGCGGAATTTTATGGTCGCTTCGTAAACCCTGCAGATCAAATGGCGAGCGCTCCGGAAAAGCTGGATCAGGTCAAGCTTCTTGAAACAGGTTCTGAGTACCCAATGCGTATGGCTTTGTTCACCAATGGAAAATTCTACTATCAGGTGGACAAGCTGGGGGACGGACAGGGACTGTGGGATGTGACGGACGGAGTTTTGCGTCTTAGAGCGATCCGCCCGTTGTTTGATATGCACTTGTTTGTATCCGGGGCTCAGGCTGACGGGGATGAAACCGTGATTCGTTTCATCGATCGCCACGGATTTAATTCAATCAAGATCCAGTTGCGCGATCCAGAGCTGATGAAGCAGCAGGGGGTTGTTCCTCCGGCGCTGCCGCTTTATCAGGCTTCTGAAAAAGATATCTAG
- a CDS encoding 3'-5' exonuclease → MAFRWIGKSADGKSVTLKHLEDCKLNTPPYATTTWVRDNADIVRVAAILDVETTGLNQAEDTIIEIGIRQFLFNKNTGEVLAVTKSYSSFQDPGKPISAEIQALTGITDEMVAGKHIDWTAVDALLNECQLIIAHNAKFDRPFIDRRSKTSAERVWACSFKQVEWSDKGFTSPKLELLNIYHGFFTDSHRAINDVDALLYLLSLPDAETQKPYLFELINNARRPMTHVIATSAPFESKDHLKGRGYNWDSINRFWSKIIFKDEVPDETKWLEETVYCGPFGGMTRDIALVDGFKN, encoded by the coding sequence TTGGCATTTCGTTGGATCGGCAAATCAGCAGACGGTAAGTCAGTCACCCTCAAACACCTTGAGGACTGCAAACTAAACACGCCCCCTTATGCGACCACGACCTGGGTTCGGGATAACGCCGATATCGTTCGCGTTGCCGCCATTTTGGACGTCGAGACCACTGGCCTGAACCAGGCCGAGGACACCATCATCGAAATCGGCATTCGCCAGTTCCTGTTCAATAAAAACACCGGGGAAGTCCTGGCCGTTACGAAGTCTTACTCCAGCTTCCAGGATCCGGGGAAGCCTATCAGTGCAGAAATCCAGGCTTTGACCGGGATCACTGACGAAATGGTCGCCGGAAAGCACATTGACTGGACTGCTGTGGATGCGCTTTTAAATGAATGCCAATTGATTATCGCGCACAACGCGAAGTTTGACCGTCCCTTCATCGATCGCAGATCCAAAACCTCTGCCGAGCGCGTGTGGGCATGTTCCTTCAAACAAGTGGAATGGTCCGACAAGGGCTTTACCAGTCCGAAACTGGAGCTGTTGAATATCTATCACGGCTTCTTCACGGATTCCCACCGTGCGATCAACGACGTGGATGCTTTGCTTTATCTGCTAAGCCTGCCGGATGCAGAAACCCAGAAACCTTATCTTTTTGAATTGATCAACAATGCCCGCCGTCCGATGACTCATGTGATTGCGACTTCCGCGCCGTTTGAATCAAAAGACCATCTAAAGGGTCGCGGTTACAACTGGGACAGCATCAATCGTTTTTGGTCCAAAATCATTTTCAAAGACGAAGTCCCGGATGAAACCAAATGGCTTGAAGAGACCGTGTATTGCGGCCCCTTCGGTGGCATGACTAGGGATATTGCGCTGGTGGACGGGTTTAAAAATTAA
- a CDS encoding GAF domain-containing sensor histidine kinase yields MESNTRQSLEVIKDIYNIDQLLSGKEYIRELVHRLATTLDVKYVMVGHAIEPERKSIQTDFLWANQGFTDNVVYSLEDTPCTQVLCGTRVACYSMNVQQEFPKDQMLKDMNVQSYLGAPFLHTDGRLIGLLVIMDDKPFASTELPTAIVEFFAARIGTEYRRLAAEDSLKRINESLERLVDERTNELQKAFASLQATQKQLISQEKLATIGRITFGIAHELKNPLNIIINASELLLDDDLDKESHLRAAEMIQQHSVRASEIITNMLKQARQDTSQEPEWIDFSALVERALDMFLRSISDIDLKTALVQKINITPRVQARLVDAPAMERVFINIIDNALYALNEKFQRNRTSFVPELQVELTPGKTLCRLTVRDNGIGIPQNHLPNVCDEFYTTKPPGEGTGLGLWIAKQNVEKNRGSFQILSKENEFTQITIELPSAPRTAEVSL; encoded by the coding sequence ATGGAAAGCAACACACGGCAATCTTTGGAGGTCATCAAGGACATCTACAATATCGACCAGTTGCTTTCTGGAAAAGAATACATTCGCGAGCTCGTGCATCGCCTGGCCACCACCCTGGACGTGAAGTATGTGATGGTCGGTCACGCCATCGAACCCGAACGCAAGTCCATCCAGACCGATTTTCTGTGGGCAAATCAAGGATTCACCGACAATGTCGTCTATAGTCTTGAGGACACACCCTGCACTCAGGTTCTTTGCGGAACCCGTGTGGCCTGCTATTCGATGAACGTGCAGCAGGAATTCCCCAAAGACCAGATGCTCAAGGATATGAATGTTCAGTCCTATCTGGGCGCACCGTTCCTGCACACCGACGGGCGTTTGATCGGCCTCCTGGTCATTATGGATGACAAACCTTTTGCAAGTACTGAATTACCCACTGCCATCGTGGAATTTTTCGCAGCCCGCATTGGCACTGAATACCGCCGACTGGCGGCTGAGGATTCATTGAAAAGAATCAATGAAAGCCTGGAAAGACTGGTGGATGAACGCACCAATGAACTGCAAAAAGCCTTTGCCTCGCTGCAAGCCACACAAAAGCAGTTGATCTCCCAGGAAAAGCTCGCAACCATCGGGCGCATCACTTTCGGCATCGCCCACGAACTGAAAAATCCGTTAAACATCATCATTAACGCCTCAGAGCTGCTCCTGGATGACGACCTGGACAAGGAATCGCATCTGCGCGCGGCGGAAATGATCCAACAACACAGCGTGCGCGCCAGCGAAATCATCACCAACATGCTGAAACAAGCCCGCCAGGATACCAGTCAGGAACCGGAATGGATTGATTTTTCCGCCTTGGTTGAAAGAGCGCTGGATATGTTCCTGCGGTCTATCTCGGATATCGACCTGAAAACAGCCCTGGTGCAAAAGATCAATATCACCCCCCGTGTGCAGGCGCGACTGGTGGATGCCCCTGCAATGGAGCGTGTGTTTATCAATATCATCGACAACGCCCTGTACGCCCTGAATGAAAAATTCCAACGAAACCGCACTTCCTTTGTTCCGGAACTGCAGGTGGAACTGACTCCGGGCAAAACCCTGTGTCGTCTTACTGTTCGCGACAATGGTATCGGCATTCCTCAAAATCACCTGCCTAATGTCTGCGATGAATTTTACACGACCAAACCTCCCGGAGAAGGCACCGGACTGGGGCTTTGGATTGCCAAGCAGAATGTTGAAAAAAACCGCGGATCATTCCAGATTCTTAGCAAAGAAAATGAATTCACCCAGATCACCATCGAACTTCCCAGTGCCCCCCGCACAGCGGAGGTCAGCCTATGA
- a CDS encoding calcium:proton antiporter produces MIMSAAQFIRKGLEPQHLVSSLSFVVFLLSSIFATDNLWVSITAAVFLGVAVMSSVHHAEVIAHKIGEGLGTLVLALCVTIIEVGLIVSLMNQSTVSADSAVLARDTVFAAVMIITNGMVALCLILGGMKYKEQEFQVQGSKSLMVVLMTLALLVFVLPNFTTTTAAGTYNPPQMIFIGIICVVLYLLFILFQTTTHKTYFEAVDTKSDISPIDSTHEITTTDAWLSFISLSVSLIAVIGLAKMISPLIEQGVDYVGAPKSMVGLLIAAIVLLPETWAAINAARANRLQTSLNLALGSGIASIALTIPTVIAFCLYTNQTLMLGLDPKNMVFLIMTFMAGTITLGTGKATLLQGAVHGVILLTYFVMSFIP; encoded by the coding sequence ATGATCATGAGCGCAGCCCAATTCATCCGTAAAGGACTGGAACCCCAGCACTTGGTCTCTTCTTTAAGTTTTGTTGTATTCCTGCTTTCCAGTATCTTCGCCACGGACAATCTATGGGTTTCGATCACAGCCGCCGTTTTCCTGGGCGTTGCTGTCATGTCCTCGGTCCACCACGCCGAAGTGATCGCGCACAAGATCGGCGAAGGCCTGGGCACCCTGGTCCTTGCCCTTTGCGTGACCATTATCGAAGTTGGTTTGATTGTGTCATTGATGAATCAATCCACCGTTAGCGCTGATTCTGCCGTCTTGGCCCGTGACACCGTGTTTGCTGCGGTGATGATCATCACCAACGGGATGGTGGCCCTGTGCCTGATCCTGGGCGGTATGAAGTACAAAGAGCAGGAGTTCCAGGTTCAAGGCTCTAAAAGTCTGATGGTCGTTTTGATGACCCTGGCACTTTTGGTGTTCGTGCTTCCAAACTTCACCACCACAACAGCGGCAGGCACTTACAACCCGCCCCAAATGATCTTCATCGGTATCATCTGTGTGGTCCTATACCTTCTGTTCATTCTTTTCCAAACGACCACACACAAAACATACTTCGAAGCTGTGGATACCAAAAGTGACATTTCACCCATCGACTCCACCCATGAAATCACCACGACCGACGCGTGGCTGAGTTTTATTTCCCTGTCAGTCAGCCTGATCGCGGTGATTGGCCTGGCAAAAATGATTTCACCTTTGATCGAACAGGGCGTGGATTATGTCGGGGCTCCGAAATCGATGGTGGGTCTGCTGATTGCAGCCATCGTGCTTTTGCCTGAGACCTGGGCCGCCATCAACGCCGCTCGCGCCAACCGCCTGCAAACAAGCTTGAATCTGGCGCTGGGTTCCGGCATCGCCAGTATTGCGCTGACGATTCCGACGGTGATCGCTTTCTGCCTTTACACAAACCAGACACTGATGCTGGGTCTTGACCCGAAAAACATGGTGTTTCTGATCATGACGTTCATGGCCGGCACAATCACTCTGGGAACAGGCAAAGCGACCCTGCTTCAGGGCGCCGTGCACGGCGTGATTCTATTAACTTACTTTGTGATGTCCTTTATCCCTTAA
- a CDS encoding peptide chain release factor 3 has translation MQVTPQIQKEIQRRRTFAIISHPDAGKTTLTEKLLYHGGVIHETGEVKGKQGTKAVTSDWMAMEREKGISITSSVMTFDFDGLRVNLLDTPGHKDFSEDTYRVLMAVESACMLIDVAKGVEERTKKLYEVCRLRNIPIFTFVNKLDREGKDPLTLIDEVEKTLNMQCYPVTWPLGIGQRFRGIYNRLTKEIWIYDQRREEVEDYKIIPFEKGKDDKILYDYLDKESADQVLEELDLIEGALPPFDVNDFLNGTISPVTFGSAKQNFGVDTFLQFFTKYAPGPQPRHLKDGKDMDPCDANFSGFVFKIQANMDKRHRDRIAFIRICSGKFERGMKVKHSRHDKELRLSYASQFVAADKETVDDAYAGDIVGVGDTGNFAIGDCVYASGKIHFEDIPKFAPELFGKLSVRDALKRQKMNEALNHLSEEGAIQLFIDPIIGPQDPIIGAVGELQFEVLIRRLQDEYNLEVKLSRLPYGVARWPRTEDGKPVTDLKGGANMFRDLQDNPVVLVNQEWDLNWLKRENPTVEFHTSISRAR, from the coding sequence ATGCAAGTCACTCCTCAGATCCAAAAAGAAATTCAGCGTCGTCGGACGTTTGCCATCATCTCTCACCCGGATGCCGGGAAGACCACGCTGACTGAAAAATTGCTTTATCACGGCGGCGTGATCCACGAAACCGGGGAAGTCAAAGGCAAGCAGGGGACCAAGGCCGTGACCTCCGACTGGATGGCCATGGAGCGTGAAAAAGGGATCTCCATCACATCGTCCGTGATGACTTTTGATTTCGATGGTTTGCGCGTGAACCTGCTGGATACACCGGGACACAAAGACTTTTCCGAGGATACTTACCGCGTCTTGATGGCCGTGGAATCCGCCTGCATGCTGATTGACGTTGCCAAGGGCGTGGAAGAACGTACCAAAAAACTTTACGAAGTCTGCCGCCTGCGCAATATTCCGATTTTCACATTTGTGAACAAACTGGATCGTGAAGGTAAAGATCCGCTGACGTTGATTGATGAAGTTGAAAAGACTTTGAACATGCAATGTTATCCAGTGACGTGGCCTTTGGGCATCGGGCAGCGTTTCCGCGGTATTTACAACCGTCTGACCAAAGAAATCTGGATCTACGATCAGCGCCGTGAGGAAGTGGAAGACTATAAGATCATTCCATTTGAAAAAGGCAAAGACGACAAAATCCTTTACGACTATCTGGACAAAGAATCCGCAGATCAGGTTCTGGAAGAACTGGATCTGATCGAAGGAGCACTTCCTCCATTTGATGTGAATGACTTCCTGAATGGGACTATTTCTCCGGTGACGTTCGGTTCTGCAAAACAGAACTTCGGGGTGGATACATTCCTGCAGTTCTTCACCAAGTACGCTCCGGGTCCGCAGCCCCGTCATCTGAAAGACGGCAAGGACATGGATCCTTGTGATGCAAACTTCTCTGGTTTCGTATTTAAGATTCAGGCCAATATGGACAAGCGTCACCGTGATCGTATTGCCTTTATCCGTATTTGTTCCGGTAAGTTCGAGCGTGGCATGAAGGTGAAGCATTCCCGTCATGACAAAGAGCTAAGACTTTCTTACGCCAGCCAGTTCGTGGCGGCCGACAAAGAAACCGTGGATGATGCTTACGCGGGCGATATCGTCGGGGTCGGTGACACCGGGAACTTTGCCATAGGGGATTGCGTTTACGCTTCCGGCAAAATCCATTTCGAAGACATTCCAAAGTTTGCGCCGGAATTGTTCGGCAAGCTTTCTGTGCGTGATGCTTTGAAACGTCAGAAGATGAACGAAGCCCTGAATCACCTGTCAGAAGAAGGCGCAATTCAGTTGTTCATTGACCCTATCATCGGACCTCAGGATCCTATCATCGGCGCGGTCGGGGAGCTTCAGTTCGAAGTTCTGATCCGTCGTTTGCAGGATGAGTACAACCTGGAAGTGAAGTTGAGCCGTCTGCCATATGGTGTGGCCCGCTGGCCGCGCACGGAAGACGGAAAACCCGTCACGGACCTGAAGGGCGGCGCCAACATGTTCCGCGATTTGCAGGACAACCCGGTCGTTCTGGTAAACCAGGAATGGGATTTGAACTGGCTCAAGCGTGAAAACCCAACAGTGGAATTCCACACCAGCATCTCGCGCGCCCGCTAG
- a CDS encoding SlyX family protein — protein sequence MSEERFVDLEIKLTHQEQKLEELHHVLYEQQKTIDKLETLLQGLTSRLKEVLGTEGDEIRGNEKPPHY from the coding sequence ATGAGCGAAGAAAGATTCGTGGACCTTGAAATCAAACTGACTCACCAGGAACAAAAACTGGAAGAACTGCACCACGTGCTTTACGAACAACAAAAGACCATCGACAAACTGGAGACCCTTCTGCAGGGTCTGACCAGCCGTCTGAAGGAAGTTCTGGGAACAGAGGGTGATGAGATTCGCGGCAATGAAAAGCCGCCTCACTACTAG